The Pseudomonas parafulva genome includes a window with the following:
- a CDS encoding aspartate/glutamate racemase family protein, giving the protein MRILIANVNTTEAITEAIAEQARAVAAPGTEIIGLTPWFGAESVEGNFESYLAAIAVMDRVLAYEGPYDAVIQAGYGEHGREGLQELLNVPVVDITDAAASTAMYLGHAYSVVTTLDRTVPLIEDRLKLSGLYDRCASVRASGLAVLELEADPQRAVEAIVEQAERAVRDDKAEVICLGCGGMAGLDEQIRQRTGVPVVDGVSAAVTIAESLVRLGLSTSKVRTYATPRAKKVIGWPMRLGR; this is encoded by the coding sequence ATGCGAATCCTGATTGCCAACGTCAACACCACCGAAGCCATCACCGAGGCCATCGCCGAGCAGGCCCGCGCCGTGGCGGCGCCGGGCACCGAGATCATCGGCCTGACGCCGTGGTTCGGCGCAGAATCGGTGGAGGGCAACTTCGAGAGTTACCTGGCCGCCATCGCCGTGATGGATCGGGTACTGGCCTATGAGGGCCCCTATGATGCCGTGATCCAGGCCGGTTATGGCGAGCACGGCCGTGAAGGCTTGCAGGAGCTGCTGAACGTGCCGGTGGTGGACATCACCGACGCCGCCGCCAGTACCGCCATGTACCTGGGCCACGCTTACTCCGTGGTCACCACCCTGGACCGTACCGTGCCCTTGATCGAGGACCGCCTCAAACTTTCCGGGCTCTACGATCGGTGCGCCTCGGTACGCGCCAGCGGCCTGGCGGTGCTGGAGCTCGAGGCCGATCCGCAGCGCGCCGTCGAGGCCATCGTCGAGCAGGCCGAACGGGCCGTACGCGATGACAAGGCCGAGGTCATCTGCCTGGGATGCGGAGGCATGGCCGGGCTGGACGAGCAGATCCGCCAACGCACCGGGGTACCGGTGGTCGATGGGGTCAGCGCGGCGGTGACCATCGCCGAGTCGCTGGTGCGCCTGGGTCTGAGTACGTCCAAGGTCCGCACCTACGCGACCCCTCGGGCAAAGAAGGTCATAGGCTGGCCGATGCGCCTGGGCCGCTAG
- a CDS encoding D-amino acid dehydrogenase, with the protein MKRQVTVIGGGVVGLATAYALVQEGHCVELIEAHDTLGAATSFANGGQLSYRYVAPLADAGVPWQALGWLLQGDSPLRLRLRLDPAQWRWLLAFTLACRRSVNRRNAAVLLDLALHSQAVLAQWRQAQDLGDFAWRRNGKLVAFRSESQFKRSRLQLTDPDHQQVLGAAELRTLEPALQESSFVGGIFTPDEEVGDCHAFCLGLAAALQASGQCRFRLGQPVTQLLHRGHQVVALRLGHEELAVDQLVLCAGYRSAALKLPGVNIPIYPLKGYSLTAPLASGQRAPEISLTDYERKIVYARLDRHLRVAAMVDIVGQDEALDKRRLQSMRRLALETLPQAADYAHAVEWAGMRPATPTGVPIIGATPYRNFWLNLGHGALGFTLACGSGQRLARMIG; encoded by the coding sequence ATGAAGCGGCAGGTGACGGTGATAGGGGGCGGCGTGGTCGGGCTGGCGACGGCCTATGCGCTGGTGCAGGAAGGCCATTGCGTAGAATTGATCGAGGCCCACGACACCTTGGGGGCAGCCACCAGCTTTGCCAATGGCGGTCAATTGTCCTACCGCTACGTCGCGCCACTGGCTGATGCGGGCGTGCCGTGGCAGGCGCTGGGATGGTTGCTGCAGGGCGATTCCCCGCTGCGTCTGCGCCTGCGTCTGGACCCGGCGCAGTGGCGCTGGCTGTTGGCCTTTACCCTGGCATGTCGACGCAGCGTCAACCGGCGCAACGCCGCCGTCTTGCTTGACCTTGCCCTGCACAGCCAGGCGGTGTTGGCCCAGTGGCGCCAAGCCCAGGACCTCGGCGACTTTGCCTGGCGCCGCAATGGCAAGCTTGTAGCGTTTCGCAGCGAGTCCCAGTTCAAGCGCAGCCGTCTGCAACTGACCGATCCTGATCACCAGCAGGTACTGGGCGCTGCTGAGCTGCGGACACTGGAACCTGCGCTGCAAGAGTCGTCCTTCGTGGGTGGCATATTCACCCCGGACGAAGAGGTAGGCGACTGCCATGCCTTCTGCCTGGGCCTGGCCGCCGCGCTGCAAGCCTCTGGCCAATGCCGGTTCCGGCTCGGTCAGCCGGTGACCCAGCTGCTTCACCGTGGGCATCAGGTGGTAGCGCTGCGCCTTGGCCACGAAGAACTGGCAGTCGATCAGTTGGTGCTGTGCGCCGGTTACCGCAGCGCTGCGCTGAAGTTGCCAGGGGTGAACATTCCGATCTATCCACTCAAAGGGTACAGCCTGACTGCGCCGCTAGCATCAGGGCAGCGTGCGCCTGAAATCAGCCTGACGGACTACGAGCGCAAGATCGTCTATGCCCGGCTGGATCGGCACCTGCGCGTTGCGGCCATGGTCGACATCGTGGGGCAAGACGAGGCGCTGGACAAACGCCGGTTGCAGAGCATGCGACGCCTGGCCCTGGAGACACTGCCCCAAGCCGCCGATTACGCCCACGCGGTGGAGTGGGCCGGCATGCGACCGGCGACGCCCACCGGTGTGCCGATCATCGGCGCAACGCCTTATCGCAACTTTTGGCTCAACCTTGGCCATGGCGCGCTGGGCTTCACCCTGGCCTGCGGCAGTGGCCAGCGGCTGGCCAGAATGATCGGTTAA
- a CDS encoding histidine phosphatase family protein: MKLIPHLHRRRHWLLGLTLTAVGVPLALDAVESRAQPVDGTQTLVFLRHAEKPGEGLGQLNCQGLNRALDLATVLPERFGKADYVFAANPSRHVEEGADDQSYSYLRPLMTISPSAIRLGLPVNIDYSANDTDDLADELLSNKYRNATIYTAWSHGYLPDLINTVAEKAVGKEHVITEDWQDGDFDTLYVLTLNWHDGKASLRSRNVRQGLDDGKHSCPT, translated from the coding sequence ATGAAGTTGATTCCACACCTGCATCGTCGCCGTCATTGGTTGCTGGGCCTGACCCTGACCGCCGTAGGCGTACCGCTGGCGCTGGACGCCGTCGAGAGCCGCGCGCAACCGGTCGATGGCACCCAGACCCTGGTGTTTCTGCGCCATGCCGAAAAACCCGGTGAAGGCTTAGGCCAATTGAACTGCCAGGGCCTGAACCGTGCACTGGACCTGGCCACGGTTTTACCCGAACGTTTCGGCAAGGCCGATTACGTGTTTGCCGCCAACCCGTCCCGGCACGTGGAGGAGGGCGCCGATGATCAAAGCTACAGCTACCTGCGTCCGCTCATGACCATCAGCCCCAGTGCCATTCGCCTTGGCCTGCCGGTCAACATCGACTACAGCGCCAACGACACCGATGACCTGGCCGATGAGCTGCTCAGCAACAAGTACCGTAACGCGACCATCTATACCGCGTGGTCACACGGCTACCTGCCGGACCTGATCAATACCGTCGCGGAAAAAGCTGTCGGCAAGGAGCACGTCATCACCGAGGATTGGCAGGATGGTGATTTCGACACCCTCTATGTTCTGACCCTGAACTGGCACGATGGCAAGGCCAGCCTGCGCAGCCGTAACGTGCGTCAGGGGCTCGATGACGGTAAGCATAGCTGCCCGACCTGA
- a CDS encoding FKBP-type peptidyl-prolyl cis-trans isomerase — translation MNQELQIIDLVEGDGKAAVKGALITTQYTGWLADGTEFDSSWSRGKPFQCVIGTGRVIKGWDQGIMGMRVGGKRKLLVPAHLGYGARSVGSIPPDSDLAFEIELLEVLTRDD, via the coding sequence ATGAACCAAGAACTGCAGATCATCGACCTGGTCGAGGGCGACGGCAAAGCGGCCGTCAAAGGTGCCCTGATCACTACCCAATACACCGGATGGCTGGCCGATGGCACCGAGTTCGACTCCTCCTGGTCACGCGGCAAGCCGTTTCAATGCGTGATCGGTACCGGGCGCGTTATCAAGGGGTGGGACCAGGGCATCATGGGCATGCGCGTTGGCGGCAAGCGCAAGCTGTTGGTGCCGGCGCACCTGGGCTACGGGGCGCGTAGCGTCGGATCTATTCCACCTGATTCGGACCTTGCGTTCGAAATCGAGCTGCTTGAAGTGCTGACGCGCGACGACTGA
- a CDS encoding PhzF family phenazine biosynthesis protein: MQLEIFQVDAFSAEPFGGNPAAVIPLDHWLPDAVLQRIAEENNLSETAYFVRNGEAFDLRWFTPTVEVDLCGHATLASAYVLFEHLNEPAQVLRFNTRSGELRVTRQADGLLAMDFPARQPEVQPVPAGLLQALGLRQALAVYRSDDYVVVVDDPGLLDTLTPDFVALAGFDVRGIAVTAAGRGFDFVTRWFGPRVGVNEDPVTGSAHTSLAPIWAQRLGKQSLECEQGGARKGQLRCVLPGNGRVIISGRAALFMRGTVYL; this comes from the coding sequence ATGCAACTTGAAATCTTCCAGGTCGACGCCTTCAGTGCCGAACCCTTCGGCGGCAACCCGGCTGCGGTCATCCCGCTCGATCACTGGCTACCCGATGCCGTGCTGCAGCGCATCGCCGAGGAAAATAACCTTTCCGAAACGGCGTATTTCGTACGCAACGGCGAGGCGTTCGACCTGCGCTGGTTCACGCCCACCGTGGAAGTGGACTTGTGCGGCCACGCCACGCTGGCCTCGGCCTACGTGTTGTTCGAACACCTCAATGAACCGGCGCAGGTGCTGCGCTTCAATACCCGCAGCGGTGAACTGCGGGTAACTCGTCAAGCGGACGGCCTGCTGGCCATGGATTTCCCCGCTCGCCAACCAGAGGTCCAGCCCGTGCCAGCCGGTCTGTTGCAGGCGTTGGGCCTGCGCCAAGCGTTGGCGGTATATCGCAGCGACGACTACGTGGTGGTGGTCGATGACCCTGGGTTGCTCGACACCCTCACGCCAGATTTTGTCGCGCTGGCCGGCTTTGACGTGCGCGGCATCGCCGTGACGGCGGCGGGGCGTGGGTTCGATTTCGTGACGCGCTGGTTCGGGCCACGCGTGGGGGTCAATGAAGACCCGGTGACCGGCTCGGCCCATACCTCGCTCGCACCGATCTGGGCACAACGGCTGGGCAAGCAGTCACTTGAGTGCGAGCAGGGCGGTGCGCGCAAGGGGCAGCTGCGCTGCGTGCTGCCGGGCAATGGCCGGGTGATCATCAGTGGGCGGGCGGCGTTGTTCATGCGCGGTACCGTCTACCTATAG
- a CDS encoding 2-hydroxyacid dehydrogenase, producing MHKTILVLVETVDTYLPLLTNAGYHLILAQTPDLRAQAIEHNGPRIDAVLTRGPLGLTAQEIDALPNLQIICVIGAGYEQVDLQAAHARHITVTNGAGANADAVADHAMAMLLALLRNIPQADASTRRGQWQRVISPSVTGKRLGILGMGAVGRAIAKRAHQGFDMPVSYYNRTPRPALPYTGYDSVLALAGAVDILVVATPGGADTRHLVDAQVLHALGPQGYLVNIARASVVDTQALTQALQGGQLAGAALDVFDEEPDVPDTLKSLPNTVLTPHVAGQSPEAAEATVTLVLRNLDAFFAGKPVLTPVLH from the coding sequence ATGCACAAGACAATCCTGGTCCTGGTCGAAACCGTAGACACCTATCTACCCCTGTTGACCAACGCCGGCTACCACCTGATCCTCGCCCAAACCCCCGACCTGCGCGCCCAAGCCATCGAGCACAACGGCCCCCGCATCGACGCCGTCCTCACCCGCGGCCCCCTCGGCCTGACCGCCCAGGAAATCGACGCACTGCCCAACCTGCAGATCATCTGCGTCATCGGTGCCGGCTATGAGCAGGTCGACCTGCAAGCCGCCCATGCCCGCCACATCACCGTCACCAACGGCGCCGGCGCCAACGCTGACGCTGTGGCCGATCACGCCATGGCTATGCTCCTGGCCCTGCTGCGCAACATCCCACAAGCCGACGCCAGTACCCGGCGCGGCCAATGGCAGCGCGTGATCAGCCCATCGGTCACTGGCAAACGCCTGGGCATTCTGGGCATGGGCGCCGTTGGCCGAGCCATCGCCAAGCGCGCGCATCAAGGGTTCGACATGCCCGTAAGCTACTACAACCGTACACCACGTCCGGCATTGCCCTACACCGGCTACGACAGCGTCCTGGCCCTGGCCGGGGCAGTCGATATTCTCGTGGTCGCCACACCCGGCGGCGCCGATACACGCCACCTGGTGGATGCACAGGTGCTGCACGCACTCGGCCCCCAGGGCTACCTGGTCAACATCGCGCGGGCCAGCGTCGTCGATACCCAGGCGCTGACCCAGGCACTGCAGGGCGGGCAATTGGCCGGTGCGGCCCTGGACGTGTTCGATGAGGAACCTGACGTTCCCGACACCCTCAAGTCGCTGCCGAACACGGTATTGACGCCCCATGTCGCCGGACAATCGCCAGAAGCGGCAGAAGCCACGGTGACGTTGGTCCTGCGTAACCTCGATGCTTTTTTCGCCGGCAAGCCAGTGCTGACACCTGTGCTTCATTAA
- the ccmI gene encoding c-type cytochrome biogenesis protein CcmI translates to MTEFWLSAGLLLLAALSFLLIPILRGRRHQQEQDRTALNVVLYQERIAALAAQQASGVLDDLQLSQGRDEAARELLADTEGAEPARQRQLGRALPLLAAVLVPLLALGLYLHFGAADKVALTQEFAQAPKSMEEMTARLERVVQAQPDSAEAVYFLGRAYMAEQRPAEAARTFERAVALAGRQPELLGQWAQALYFAADKRWSGQLQALTDEALKADPNEVTSLGLRGIAAFEGERYQEAIEYWKRLLAQLPQGDASRAALQGGIDRAAERLGTQSAQAPAPAAVRLKVRVELAPALRDKVKAQDTVFIFARASSGPPMPLAAKRVTVAQLPIEVELSDADAMMAQMKLSDFAEVQLVARVSKDGQPTRGEWVGQSAPLPNTTQAQQRLIIDSPDS, encoded by the coding sequence ATGACTGAATTCTGGCTTAGCGCGGGCTTGTTGCTGCTCGCGGCCCTCAGCTTTCTGCTGATCCCGATCCTGCGTGGCCGTCGCCACCAGCAGGAGCAAGACCGCACGGCGCTCAACGTGGTGCTCTATCAGGAACGCATCGCCGCGCTGGCCGCGCAGCAAGCGTCGGGTGTGCTCGATGACCTGCAATTGAGTCAGGGCCGTGACGAAGCCGCCCGTGAACTGCTGGCTGACACCGAGGGCGCCGAACCCGCCAGGCAGCGTCAATTGGGCAGGGCCTTGCCGTTGCTGGCAGCGGTTCTGGTGCCGCTGCTGGCGTTGGGGCTGTACCTGCACTTCGGTGCGGCGGACAAAGTGGCCCTTACCCAGGAATTTGCCCAGGCACCTAAGTCGATGGAAGAAATGACGGCACGCCTGGAGCGCGTGGTTCAGGCACAACCTGATTCGGCCGAGGCGGTGTACTTCCTGGGCCGTGCCTACATGGCCGAACAACGCCCTGCCGAGGCGGCCCGCACGTTCGAGCGCGCAGTAGCCCTGGCCGGTCGCCAGCCCGAGTTGCTGGGCCAGTGGGCTCAGGCCCTGTATTTCGCGGCCGACAAGCGCTGGAGTGGGCAACTGCAGGCATTGACTGACGAGGCGCTGAAAGCCGATCCCAATGAGGTCACCAGCTTGGGGCTGCGTGGCATTGCGGCATTTGAAGGTGAGCGCTATCAGGAGGCTATCGAGTACTGGAAGCGGCTGTTGGCGCAGTTGCCGCAAGGGGATGCGTCGCGCGCGGCATTGCAGGGCGGCATTGACCGTGCAGCTGAACGGTTGGGCACTCAGTCTGCTCAGGCGCCGGCACCTGCTGCGGTGCGTTTGAAGGTGCGGGTGGAATTGGCGCCAGCTTTGCGGGACAAGGTCAAGGCACAGGACACCGTCTTCATTTTCGCCCGCGCCAGCAGCGGCCCGCCCATGCCACTTGCCGCCAAGCGGGTGACGGTGGCGCAGTTGCCCATCGAGGTCGAGCTTTCAGATGCGGATGCGATGATGGCGCAGATGAAACTGTCCGATTTCGCCGAAGTCCAACTGGTTGCGCGCGTTTCCAAGGATGGGCAGCCGACCCGCGGCGAGTGGGTTGGCCAGAGCGCGCCTTTGCCCAACACGACCCAGGCCCAGCAGCGCCTGATCATCGACAGCCCTGATTCGTAA
- a CDS encoding cytochrome c-type biogenesis protein — MKRWFAALTLSLCVGGVAKAAIDTYQFRDQAERERYQQLTKELRCPKCQNQDIADSNAPIAADLRREIFRMLGEGKSNQQIVDFMVDRYGDFVRYKPALSGRTWLLWFGPGILLVGGFAVLAVIVRRRRLAAVQGTDELSAEERARLANLLEKERTHD, encoded by the coding sequence ATGAAGCGCTGGTTCGCAGCCCTGACCTTGAGCCTGTGCGTCGGTGGGGTGGCCAAGGCCGCCATCGATACCTATCAGTTTCGTGACCAGGCCGAGCGTGAGCGCTATCAGCAACTGACCAAGGAATTGCGCTGCCCCAAGTGTCAGAACCAGGATATCGCCGACTCCAATGCACCCATTGCGGCTGACCTGCGCCGGGAAATATTCCGCATGCTGGGTGAGGGCAAGAGCAACCAGCAGATCGTCGACTTCATGGTCGACCGTTACGGTGATTTCGTGCGCTATAAGCCTGCGCTGAGCGGCCGGACCTGGTTGCTCTGGTTTGGCCCGGGCATTCTGCTGGTCGGCGGGTTCGCCGTATTGGCGGTGATTGTACGGCGTCGTCGCCTGGCGGCCGTGCAAGGCACTGATGAATTGTCAGCCGAGGAGCGCGCACGGCTGGCCAACCTGCTGGAAAAAGAACGCACCCATGACTGA
- a CDS encoding DsbE family thiol:disulfide interchange protein: MKRWLMVMPLAVFLLVAVFLYKGLFLKPDELPSAMIGKPFPVFSLASTQGDRTLTQADLQGRPALVNVWATWCASCKVEHPYLNQLASQGVVIYGVNYKDDNAAAQKWLTEFHNPYLLDISDEQGSLGLDLGVYGAPETFLIDGDGVIRYKHVGVVDASVWREQLAPRYQALLDEATP; this comes from the coding sequence ATGAAACGTTGGTTGATGGTCATGCCCCTGGCGGTGTTCCTGCTGGTGGCGGTGTTCCTGTACAAAGGTTTGTTTCTCAAGCCCGATGAATTGCCCTCGGCCATGATCGGCAAACCGTTCCCGGTCTTTTCGCTGGCTTCCACCCAAGGCGACCGTACGCTTACCCAGGCAGACCTGCAGGGCCGGCCTGCGCTGGTCAACGTCTGGGCCACCTGGTGCGCGTCGTGCAAGGTCGAGCATCCTTATCTCAACCAGCTGGCTTCCCAGGGTGTGGTCATCTATGGGGTGAACTACAAGGACGACAACGCCGCAGCGCAGAAGTGGTTGACCGAGTTCCACAACCCCTACCTGCTGGACATCAGTGACGAGCAGGGCAGCCTGGGGCTGGACCTGGGTGTCTACGGTGCGCCGGAGACGTTCCTGATCGATGGCGATGGCGTGATTCGCTACAAGCATGTGGGCGTGGTCGACGCCAGTGTCTGGCGCGAGCAGTTGGCGCCACGCTACCAGGCGCTGCTCGACGAGGCGACGCCATGA
- a CDS encoding heme lyase CcmF/NrfE family subunit, protein MIPELGQLSMILAICFAAVQASLPLIGAWRGDSLWMSLARPAAWGQFAFLTFAFACLTHAFMTDNFSVAYVASNSNSALPWYYKFSAVWGAHEGSLLLWALILGGWTFAVSVFSRQLPQVMLARVLAVMGMISVGFLSFLIITSNPFQRLLPQVPVDGRDLNPLLQDIGLIVHPPMLYMGYVGFSVAFAFAIAALLGGRLDAAWARWSRPWTLVAWAFLGVGITLGSWWAYYELGWGGWWFWDPVENASFMPWLVGTALIHSLAVTEKRGVFKSWTVLLAIAAFSLSLLGTFLVRSGVLTSVHAFAADPSRGIFILFFLLFVVGGSLTLFALRAPVVKSQVGFALWSRETLLLANNLVLVVAASMILLGTLYPLVLDALTGAKLSVGPPYFDALFLPLMALLMLVLGVGVVVRWKDTPGKWLLGMMTPVLVGSAVLAPVAGLIVDDFDWQVLATFALAAWVVLGGLRDVLDKTRHKGLLRGLPGLGRSYWGMQVAHLGLAVCALGVVLSSNNSAERDLRMAPGESVELGGYHFLFQGARHFEGPNFISDKGTVVVSREGRLVATLHPEKRLYTVQQSMMTEAGIDAGFTRDLYVALGEPLENGAWAVRVHIKPFVRWIWLGGLLTGLGGLLAALDRRYRVKVKSRVREALGVSGAVA, encoded by the coding sequence GTGATACCCGAACTGGGCCAACTGTCGATGATTCTGGCCATCTGCTTCGCGGCTGTGCAGGCCAGCCTGCCGCTGATTGGGGCGTGGCGTGGTGACAGCTTGTGGATGAGCCTGGCGCGGCCCGCAGCCTGGGGGCAGTTCGCCTTTCTGACGTTCGCGTTCGCGTGCCTGACCCATGCCTTCATGACCGACAACTTTTCGGTTGCCTACGTGGCCAGCAACTCGAACAGTGCACTCCCGTGGTACTACAAGTTCAGCGCGGTCTGGGGGGCGCATGAGGGCTCACTGCTGCTCTGGGCGCTGATTCTGGGGGGCTGGACCTTCGCCGTGTCGGTGTTCTCGCGGCAATTGCCCCAGGTGATGCTCGCCCGCGTGCTGGCGGTCATGGGCATGATCAGCGTGGGCTTTCTGAGCTTTTTGATCATCACCTCCAACCCGTTTCAGCGCCTGCTGCCACAGGTGCCTGTCGATGGCCGGGACCTCAACCCGCTGCTGCAGGACATTGGCCTGATCGTGCATCCGCCAATGCTGTACATGGGCTACGTCGGTTTTTCGGTCGCCTTCGCCTTCGCCATCGCCGCCCTGCTCGGCGGGCGTCTAGACGCCGCCTGGGCCCGGTGGTCGCGGCCCTGGACCCTGGTGGCCTGGGCGTTCTTGGGCGTGGGCATCACCCTGGGTTCCTGGTGGGCCTACTATGAACTGGGCTGGGGTGGCTGGTGGTTCTGGGACCCGGTGGAAAACGCATCGTTCATGCCCTGGCTGGTAGGCACGGCGCTGATCCATTCCCTGGCAGTGACGGAGAAGCGCGGGGTGTTCAAGAGCTGGACCGTCCTGTTGGCCATCGCTGCGTTCTCACTGAGCCTGCTGGGGACGTTCCTGGTGCGTTCCGGGGTTCTCACCTCCGTGCATGCCTTTGCCGCCGACCCGTCGCGCGGCATTTTCATCCTGTTCTTCCTGCTGTTCGTGGTCGGCGGCTCACTGACCCTGTTCGCCTTGCGTGCGCCAGTGGTCAAGAGCCAGGTGGGGTTTGCCCTGTGGTCGCGCGAAACCCTGCTGCTGGCGAACAATCTGGTGTTGGTGGTCGCGGCATCGATGATTTTACTGGGCACCTTGTACCCGCTGGTGCTCGATGCCCTGACCGGCGCCAAGCTCTCGGTAGGCCCGCCCTATTTCGACGCCCTGTTCCTGCCGCTTATGGCACTGCTGATGCTGGTGCTGGGAGTAGGGGTGGTGGTGCGGTGGAAAGATACGCCTGGCAAGTGGCTACTGGGCATGATGACGCCGGTCCTGGTCGGCAGCGCCGTGCTGGCGCCGGTGGCGGGCCTGATCGTCGACGATTTCGACTGGCAGGTGCTGGCCACGTTCGCCCTGGCCGCCTGGGTAGTGCTCGGGGGGTTGCGCGATGTGCTCGACAAGACGCGCCACAAGGGGCTGCTCAGAGGGCTGCCTGGCCTAGGACGCAGTTACTGGGGCATGCAGGTCGCTCACCTGGGGCTTGCGGTGTGTGCCCTTGGGGTGGTGCTGTCGAGCAACAATAGCGCCGAGCGTGATCTGCGCATGGCCCCCGGCGAAAGCGTGGAGCTGGGCGGATATCATTTCCTGTTCCAGGGCGCCAGGCACTTCGAAGGGCCCAACTTCATTTCCGACAAGGGCACGGTGGTGGTCAGCCGCGAGGGTCGCCTTGTGGCCACCCTGCACCCGGAGAAGCGCCTGTACACCGTGCAGCAGTCGATGATGACCGAGGCCGGGATCGACGCAGGGTTTACCCGCGACCTGTACGTGGCCCTCGGGGAGCCTTTGGAAAACGGTGCCTGGGCGGTGCGTGTGCACATCAAGCCCTTTGTCCGCTGGATCTGGCTGGGCGGTCTGTTGACTGGCCTTGGCGGGTTGCTGGCGGCCCTCGACCGGCGCTACCGCGTCAAGGTCAAGTCCCGGGTGCGCGAGGCCCTGGGTGTGTCTGGAGCAGTTGCATGA
- the ccmE gene encoding cytochrome c maturation protein CcmE, with translation MNPQRKKRLLLIVGLLVGVGVAVGFALTALQQNINLFYTPTQIANGEAPLDTRIRAGGMVEQGSVQRSSDSLDVRFVVTDFNKSVPITYRGILPDLFREGQGIVALGKLNGDGVVVADEVLAKHDEKYMPPEVSKALKESGQAATQTGARP, from the coding sequence GTGAATCCGCAGCGCAAGAAACGCCTGTTGCTCATCGTCGGTCTGCTGGTCGGCGTCGGGGTTGCCGTGGGCTTTGCCCTCACTGCCTTGCAACAGAACATCAACCTGTTCTACACCCCCACCCAGATCGCCAATGGCGAGGCACCGCTGGACACGCGCATCCGCGCCGGCGGCATGGTCGAACAGGGCTCGGTGCAACGCTCCTCCGACTCGCTGGACGTGCGCTTCGTGGTCACCGATTTCAACAAGTCCGTACCCATCACTTACCGCGGCATCCTGCCGGACCTGTTCCGTGAAGGGCAGGGCATCGTGGCCTTGGGCAAGCTCAACGGCGACGGCGTGGTGGTGGCCGACGAAGTGCTGGCCAAGCATGACGAAAAGTACATGCCCCCTGAAGTCAGCAAGGCGCTGAAAGAAAGCGGCCAGGCGGCAACCCAGACGGGGGCGCGGCCATGA
- the ccmD gene encoding heme exporter protein CcmD produces MSFASFGDFIAMGHHGLYVWSAYGICAAVLALNVAVPVLARRRYLQEEARRLRREKTQ; encoded by the coding sequence ATGAGTTTCGCCAGTTTCGGTGATTTCATCGCCATGGGTCACCACGGCCTTTATGTGTGGTCGGCCTACGGCATCTGCGCCGCGGTGCTGGCGCTTAACGTCGCCGTGCCGGTGTTGGCCCGGCGCCGCTACCTGCAAGAAGAGGCGCGCCGCTTGCGCCGGGAGAAAACGCAGTGA
- a CDS encoding heme ABC transporter permease, giving the protein MKMSWTWFHKLGSPKWFYAISGRMLPWLSIAAGLLLVVGVVWGLVFAPQDYQQGNSFRIIYIHVPAAMLAQSCYVLLAVAGVVGLVWKMKLADVALQCAAPIGAWMTAVALVTGAIWGKPTWGSWWVWDARLTSMLILLFLYFGIIALGQAISNRDSSAKACAVLAIVGVVNIPIIKYSVQWWNTLHQGATFTLTEKPAMPADMWLPLLCTALGFYCFFGAVLLMRMRLEVLKREARASWVKEEISSSLAGRVVP; this is encoded by the coding sequence ATGAAAATGAGCTGGACGTGGTTTCACAAGCTGGGCTCTCCGAAATGGTTCTATGCCATTAGCGGGCGCATGTTGCCGTGGCTGTCCATCGCTGCCGGGCTCTTGTTAGTGGTCGGCGTGGTCTGGGGGCTGGTCTTCGCGCCCCAGGACTACCAGCAGGGCAACAGCTTTCGCATCATCTACATCCATGTCCCGGCCGCGATGTTGGCCCAGTCCTGTTACGTTCTGCTGGCGGTGGCCGGTGTGGTGGGGCTGGTGTGGAAGATGAAGCTGGCCGATGTCGCCCTGCAATGCGCTGCCCCCATCGGCGCCTGGATGACCGCCGTGGCGCTGGTGACCGGAGCCATCTGGGGTAAGCCAACCTGGGGCAGCTGGTGGGTGTGGGATGCGCGCCTCACCTCGATGCTCATCCTGTTGTTCCTGTACTTCGGCATCATTGCGCTGGGCCAGGCAATCAGTAATCGTGACAGCTCGGCAAAAGCCTGCGCCGTGCTGGCCATCGTTGGCGTGGTGAACATTCCCATCATCAAGTATTCGGTCCAGTGGTGGAACACGCTGCATCAGGGCGCCACCTTTACCCTGACCGAAAAGCCTGCGATGCCCGCCGATATGTGGTTGCCGCTGTTGTGCACGGCGCTGGGCTTCTACTGCTTCTTTGGCGCGGTGCTCTTGATGCGCATGCGCCTTGAGGTACTCAAGCGCGAGGCACGCGCCAGTTGGGTGAAGGAAGAAATATCGAGCAGCCTGGCTGGGAGGGTCGTGCCATGA